Below is a window of Ornithodoros turicata isolate Travis chromosome 7, ASM3712646v1, whole genome shotgun sequence DNA.
TGCCAATTACCTGGTTGCCAACCCGCTACGCGAAATATGGTACTGGCGCCGAAGAGCAGCCACGTGGCCACGTACTGCTCCGCTCCGATAAGCGCCCGACTAGTGCTGGGCGATAGTCGTCCaaacactatcgatagtactatcgatggtTGAGATGACTACTCATTTAAGTATCGATAGTTTCACCTATCGATAGTAAGCTGGACACACACCAAACCCGATTGCTGCAAAAATGTAGGAGTCACTGCTCGTCCGAGTTCTTTATCAATCTAATCAAATACCTTCATTTATAGTTGCACAGTAGATATATTTCGAATAGTTTCGCACCGTTagcatgaaaaacaaaaacaaaaaacgattACATAAAACAGAGGAGCCGAGAAACGGACAGGAACTTCTGTTCTGCTTAAACCAACAAAGCAGAAGAAGAGATTTCGTGGATTTTTGTGCGCTATGCGTATGGTTAATATTATTCAGAGCAGCCACATAACGCTGTCCAACTGTAATTAGTTTATGTTACTGTAACAGTAATACGAGATTAATTCCTCCTCAGAAATGCCAACTTTATAGCGATGTGTAGGTGTATACTCCGATAGTTCGTATATCGTGAACTTCATATTTTATTTTCATGATcatatttctttgttttttccccCGAGAGGTAATTATCAATCACGAGCGAAACGCGATCGTCGAACTGCATCCGAAAAACGAGAACTCAGAAGGTTTAGTTTCCGATGGAAATATGTTCACTTTTAAATTGCGAGTGACTAAACGATACTTTGCATGTGTGAAACGCGAACTCGCACGTTTTTCTAAAGAAACATGAGTAAATTTTTAAGTTCGTAATCAACAAactattgagagtttgcaggagcgaaacgccAAATCACTATTTTGTTACCTGCTCAAATTTTAAATTCGGAGTGAAGAAACTCTTGATAGTTTAATTGCTAAAGCGATGTATTGGCAATATACTTGCCACACACACACTGgccaacaacaaaagaaagaatTGGTAGTGGGCCCCGGGGATTTGTTCTGCATTTTTTACCACTCAGCCTGGCACAGTGACAAAAATGGATAAAGTGTGCAGCATCTTTGCACTTGCGTATACCGACTGCACTAAAACTCCAGGCACTCATATTTCCAGGGCAGTACACTGCCCTGTGATTCTGTTTCCAGTTTATGTGCAGAGAAATCAAATGAGAGCAATGGTAGATGAAGAAGACTGACTATCAAATGTCATATTCTGGCAGAGAGGCCTTCCATTCGCTAAAGAATGCTGCCACACTAACTTGCGGGCAAGGCTTTGAAGTATGCCTAGCACTGTGCCTTTATAGCACAAGCTTTGATTTGGGATGCCGTCTTCTTGCGAATGTTTGAGGAACGTATCCCACAAGATAGTTTGTGATGAAAAGAagggacaaaaaagaaaaaaagaagggacTCCTCTCAAAACACCAGCACTGGAATTTGTAACAGCTAAGATTTGCAAATTCGAAGTGTCTTAATGTGTCCAATTTATTGGAGCATTCTTGCTTTTCTAACACATGTGGGAACAAGCACATACGTGACAACTAAAGATGGAACACACACAATATTTCTTGAGATTACATGTGTTTTGCCTTTAGTTCTTGCCCCGGGGTTTTTAAATCTTTTGTCATCACGTACCAGCTTGCCTATGCCCTTTCCCTTCTGCCGTGGAGGAGGTGTTGCACATTAtatgttattttatttatttacaaggGTTTCCTACTTCACCCTCAGGCATTAAGTTTCACCTGCCATCACAGTTAACCTGACATTATGTTTCAACTCCCTAGTCTCTCACTGGTAAGTGCGGGAGCCACACAGCTATCAATATATACTCTATTCTTCATGCTTTAGGATTTGTGATAAATTCAGTCATCACTGTTTCCTGATGAGTTATACATTCCCTCCACTTATTGTGTCTCAAGAAGTGTGGATGTTGATGTTTTATGTTTATTCTTGGCAGGCTGCTTATGGAAGAAAGATAGGAAGCATTATCTTGGGGTCGGTGTGACACCGTGAGGCATGATCTGAGGAGACGCCCctcttttttctgtttgtgtaTGTGCATCTGTGTATGCCCTTCAGGTGAGGGAGTACATAAGCGTCGGCTCAGTGCTGTTGAGGGTTCTTCTCTTTCGGACTCTGCGATTGATTGCGGACAGAATGGGAAACTAGGTCTGGGGAATTGCTCGTTCGATTTCGGCTGTGAAGTAAGTCTGTAGAGCCTGTCATACCATACCTCTGGTAGGAACACAGACAATTGCCAGAACTTATACGTCCATAGGATCCGAGAGGACCCAGTTTAATACGCCGTTTGATACGAATGCACCACCATCCTGGCGAGAACatactagaaaaaaaaataaaggaaaaactCGAATTCAGCGACCCACTTTACCAAGCCGCGTGTCGGTTTTTGGATTTGCTGTTATGGCTTGCACAGCCACAATAGCCTCGTTGATGCGGGTTTGCAGATCACGCAGATCATGGACGTACAGCAGTCGCAGGACCTTTGCCGCGTGGTTCAGCACAGCGTCTGGAAGTCACAAACAAATGTTTAGGCAACGTGCATAAGCATTCTTGAATGATACCACCAACAAACAACTTGAGGACTGAGTGGCCAAACCAAACAGTACAAAACTGGAACCTCATGTGCAACGTCAAGACAACAGCTTAATAATGAAGCTTTACAACAACTTTTTGCTGATACTATTTTGAAGGAATAGAACAGCATAATAACTATCATGGTCTGTGTTTGTACGTtcatcagtggcgtagccacggggaggggggggtgccccccctacctgccacaggCTGACCCATGCAAATTGCACAAATCCAAGGAGAaaaagtaatatatatatatatatatatatatataggggggTTCCAGCAGGACGATCGCAAAAGTTATTGCAGTTACCGGCGTCTGTCTAACCAGCATAGTTGAATACTTTTGAAACTATGAGCTTTTCAAGCTACTTGAAATCTCGTGAGGCGGCCTCACAGCTCATGACACCCCATATACAAACTCATTATTAGACGTTCAAATATTCTGTATTTTCATCTCTCATCTCGCTGAGTGCGCAAGCATGACTTTGTGGGCGTACCCAGGACCAGCTGAgggttttctttgtttttgttttttttatgtatccagccccctctaccttggaggtctggctacgtcACTGACGTTCATGCAACCTATACTAAACAAACAGTTATACTGTCTGTTGTATCTGCCACGGAAGTGTAGGAGCACAACACAATGGTGTGGGGGGCCTCCCCACACAAATACCGATCAGATGCCATAATTTTCCCGCTCTTCTGCCAACACTTCAAATATCCAAACTAAAGTCACTGCGATGTAGAAGAGTGTCTCCTGTTCTATTATGGTGTAGTTATACACAACATCCTTTTGTGCAGATCCCGCAATTCTGAAAAACTGCAAAGGAGCGCATATGATCGCTCATATTTTTCAATTAATTACAACATTTCTGCTtggtaattaattaattgactGATTTCTGTCTTTGTGGCACAAAAGCAACAGTGACCGTTTAGGTAACCAAATCAAATCCCGTCAGCATCTCTGCAGCATAGTGTCGAATGTTTACTGATAAGTGTGCTGCAATACTTACCTCCAGATTCAAAACCAAGACTACTCTCTTTCAAGGGGTAGGGCGTTGCCTAGTTAAAAAAACATAGACATGCAAAAAACATTGGTGCACTGCTGCTATATTGTCTGCATTACACTGCAGAAAATATTTAAAAAGCCAACCTGCTTATGCTCCTTTACTCTTTCCTGTCCTTCTACCGATAGCCGATCTCTCACTAGACTGCAAATCCCCTGAAATACAGTACACAGGAACATAGCTACAGAGGCAAGAAAATGAACAGACATAGGGGAGATAATGGTACAGTACCTGAAGGGTGACTAAATGGTCGGGATGCTGTGCGACATTGAGATACTGAGCAAGTGCTTTTACTCCCTGCTTAAATTCCTGGCTCTCAACTGAataattttataaaataatgAGCACATTTCATTCAACATATATACATTACTATACATACAGTTTAAGTTGTCCAAAGGATTTTCATTCACGACCGTTGGTGCACTCGACTGCACAACTTCTTTCAGTTTCTCCGCACTAGCTTCCTTAAACTTGTCAACtgaaagtatttgtaagatgTGCGCACTCAATAATACACAAGTATCGATACTCAGCACTCTTTGCTCCCCATTTTTACAAAGATTTGGTGCTCACCATTATCTCCGTATTCAAGACGCACAGACAGGGCTAAAAGGTAGTCTGCAACAGCTCGTTGGTTGCTACTCTTGTGCGGGCATCCCAGATCCGTCAGGTACTTGAAAAGGAAGGCAGAAGGTGTACGTCGCAGATACAACAACCCTGACAACGTGAACTACATGTTTCTTACAGCTTCGTAGGCTTGCGTCCAGTCCGAGGAATCCGTCTGCCTTAGGCCATCCCGGTCCTCGATTTTATAGTGTCTGATTTTTTGGTCTTCCAGCCACGACACAAGAGCACGGAATTCCCCTTGACCTGTGTAGGTAAAAACACGTAATTGTAGTGAGTGCCGACAGTGAGCAGGATGACAGTACTAGACCCCTGCATTTTGTTTTATATTAGAGGCGTTAGGTTATGTAGTAAGCATTATCTGGTTATGTAGAATgttatagcgaattcgggtggtcatttcgtagcaaaacggccgagcgctcagaaattgctaggtcggcgaccgagctggatcacgtgaccgtcgccacccgaacatgattgctaggaatctagcagttttaggtacttggatcacgctaggggcgtcgcggtcgcaagtcttcgagttctgtcgtctgctaaaccacgtgatttcaacatgcgggccaatgagggcactcgccaccgttgcagtgcggatgtgacgacaccggatacagttgagcaatctgctgctcgatcgttttgagaccgggcaaaaaaagtgctagctagcaaattccgagcgctcggaaagcgccacgcgaacatgcgagatttgcttcattttgaccaagcgaacatgactgctcgagatctggcaaaaaaagttgctccgaaatgaccacccgaattcgccattagttaTATGTACTGTTTTCAATAAGgcggaaaaatcgggttttatttcaggagctgtaaaacagggtaaaaccAGGCAATATCGAGTGGAAAAGTAGAAAAATAGCGCATCTCGCATTTGAGATGAACATGAGGTACTGAGCGACTGTGCTTAATGTACAGAGCTTAGTGCTCCCCAGTGCTTCTATGCCATGAAATGAATGTAGCACACAAGGTCTTACTTTGAATATTGAAGCTATCAGGGTTGTGGTATCCGAGGGCAGTAAGCTTTCGCTTAAACATTCTATGCCTGCTCCACTTCCCTCTGAAATACAATGCAACACAATAGTCAATGTGTAGGAAATTAAGCTGGCGATGTGAACAATAATCAGGTTCACCAGCATTCAAACTAATTTCATTCAAAATTTACTCCGAATATGTGCATGGAGTATGCCGGAGAAGAAGCATGGAAATGACCACGAATATCTAGAGATTGTACAATTCGGATAATTGCTCCACGTGAACTTCTGGCAATGCTAGCAAGTCGAACGACGAACATTTTGATGCGTGCGAAGTATGCTACATAGTCATCTGGCACacaaaaaattgagaaaatttcTCATGCTTACAGCAGATAACAAAGATTGTCTCTCCAACGCAGAACACACTAATGAATATCTGCACTATATTATACGCACTCCATTGAAAGCGAAGTTATGAAAACCGgcgaaaaaaaagcaaacaccAAAATATAGACGACACTAATGTCGATGTCGCCGCCAATTTCGTGGTGTTCTAATAATTTTATCATTTAGTATTTATCATTACTTGTTTTCGTCTCCCCCATATTCTACTCCACGGCAACATAGGTGATTAACTTATTCATTACAACTACATAAATTTTCAAGCTTATTTAAAAACTTCTCGCTCTTGACACGATTCCTCCGATTCCTCATggagaagccaagcggccaagccatgAACCAAGCGAGACTCAATCCGATCTAAAGAAGCAAAGACAAATTCAATCGTCCGAAACATGGAAGCGGCTTCACGTTTGGTTCCTCAACTTCGGTATCGTGTATCCCACAGGCATAGAAATTTAACCTGTTCAGAAGGACCTTTAGGACGCATAGAAAAAATACGAAGGACACTAACTGCACTTCTCAAACATGAGAGAATTGAGTTGAACTACCATCGCGCTGACGAATGTCGAGGATATGCTGAACGGGTAGGGCACATCTGTACTCCATAATAAGAATGTTCGCACGGGCAGCAGAGGGACAGTTAACCATCTAATGGATGGAAAGATACGCCTTGTGCCAAACATGTGCGACGGTTAAATGACCCAAAAGCGGTCGATGGTGTGCGTTTGCCAGCCGACATCTAATGTCACGCTTCTCTTTTTTAGCTCATCACAGAGGCAATCCGCAATGGGGATACTCATGTCAGAACAATGCAACTTGCTGACTTTTGGATCAATGTAAAGCCTAGTTCACCTGAGTTTCCCCTTCAGACACTGGAAGCCCACCTAATCCAATCTAATCTTTGTAGGAAAAACAGTTGATCCACAAGCTTTTCAAGGTCCTGGTGCCGCGTTACGCCAACTACGATGGGTCGTACACAGCAGTGCATATTCTGCAGACACCGTTTCACACCAACTATAACACCAATGTTCCAGGCCCAGATTATCGCCAGAATTGGGTGGCGCTGGAGTTGAAAGGTTTGCTCTACCTATATACTGGCATGGCAAATGTGCCCATCATCGTTCTACAACTATACCTCCTTTGCAGGAAACCCGTATCCTCCTGTTCCTGGCCGACTACAGCCGAACCCATTCTTTATCCCCAACGTTCTCCTTTCGGAAGCGAAGCGCGAGATGCACAAAATGGAATTTCCAGCGAAGAAGCTAGCGTAAATGTTGTTTGAGTGAAATGAGTTTGTTTTTCAGGCCTTAATATAAGAGTGAATAAAACTTGCATTAGTAACAGCCTTGAAGAAAATTAAATGCTCCTGTAATGTCAACACCTCATTTTATTACTTGAAATGCTTTAAAAGATTTTCTTGGACAACAAAGTCCTCAGACTAGCTAGCCTTGTACACACAATACAAGTCTATCTATCGACCTGCatggtacacacacacacacgagaaCAAGAACAAAATATCTGGGTACTGCTGAGAGAGTATGGGAGAACTAAAAATATGACCTCCTGGACAAATGGGTTGCACGACATGATCACCTGTGTAGACAGCTGTACATTCTGCTGCGTGCTGGCTAGCTAAAGTGTTTGTGCACACACACTCAGCATATAACGACCGTGAGCAAGAGAAAGTCCCTTGTAGAGGACCTTTCAGTGTCTGGTAGTCAAGTACTACACCAGCCAACATCATTCACATTTATTGGAATTTGAATATATGAGTTTGAATATAACGAACCGCCCCATTCATTGCTCAGCATAATTTTTCAAGTTCAAACAAATTTATCTGATCTACTGTTTGAACACCCACGTCCCGAACGACAAGCTAGCttcgtattttttttcttgcaattcTGATTCTTCACATGAGGCTCATGTATACAGACATGTACTATCCTCCCATTTGTCACATTTCCATTCATCTGATACAGGGCATTAGTTCGAAATGTTACGTTGTTTAACTGCCCCCGCTCCACCTCAATTTTGTACTAGTCTACTTGTTACACACGTGTAATGCAAGAACAATTTATCACATTTTCATTAAGTAGCTAGAGCTTATTTTGAGATGGCTCAACAATG
It encodes the following:
- the LOC135401192 gene encoding RNA transcription, translation and transport factor protein-like isoform X1, whose amino-acid sequence is MLLLRHTPCTYSEGKWSRHRMFKRKLTALGYHNPDSFNIQSQGEFRALVSWLEDQKIRHYKIEDRDGLRQTDSSDWTQAYEAYLTDLGCPHKSSNQRAVADYLLALSVRLEYGDNVDKFKEASAEKLKEVVQSSAPTVVNENPLDNLNFESQEFKQGVKALAQYLNVAQHPDHLVTLQGICSLVRDRLSVEGQERVKEHKQATPYPLKESSLGFESGDAVLNHAAKVLRLLYVHDLRDLQTRINEAIVAVQAITANPKTDTRLGKVGR
- the LOC135401193 gene encoding large ribosomal subunit protein bL17m-like, which codes for MEAASRLVPQLRYRVSHRHRNLTCSEGPLGRIEKIRRTLTALLKHERIELNYHRADECRGYAERLITEAIRNGDTHVRTMQLADFWINEKQLIHKLFKVLVPRYANYDGSYTAVHILQTPFHTNYNTNVPGPDYRQNWVALELKGNPYPPVPGRLQPNPFFIPNVLLSEAKREMHKMEFPAKKLA
- the LOC135401192 gene encoding RNA transcription, translation and transport factor protein-like isoform X2 — translated: MFKRKLTALGYHNPDSFNIQSQGEFRALVSWLEDQKIRHYKIEDRDGLRQTDSSDWTQAYEAYLTDLGCPHKSSNQRAVADYLLALSVRLEYGDNVDKFKEASAEKLKEVVQSSAPTVVNENPLDNLNFESQEFKQGVKALAQYLNVAQHPDHLVTLQGICSLVRDRLSVEGQERVKEHKQATPYPLKESSLGFESGDAVLNHAAKVLRLLYVHDLRDLQTRINEAIVAVQAITANPKTDTRLGKVGR